TACTCTAAACCATGAAGCTATCTTCATTCTATCATTTcttgatatttctttttctgtcaaattatcaaccatcatactgccatttcaaaaatattttaacaattcTCAGATGGACTGTGATCCTTCTGGATCCAAAGGGTACCTTTGCAATGGCCATCCAATGCCATGCCAATCCTTTGTAACTTCTCGATCTCGCCCACCCTCTGATTCCCCTGTCAGTATTGGTTATCTTTTAGGTTCTGAAGCCTAAAGTACAGCTTCAATCAACAAATTATCAACAGAAGATAAAATTTCCTATGAGAAATCGATCATAGTTCCTGCTTCTTGCTCATGCACTGGTAGCATCTATCAACATAGCACCCCTTACGCgattaaaaagaatgataCATCTTTTGAAATTGCCAATGAAATTTATCGGGGCCCGACGATCTGTTAAGCCCTTCTTGGTCAAAACTATTATATGATGAGTTGAATCTAGATATAGGAGAGGAGCTGATGGTTCCGGTAAGATGTGCATGTCCAAGGAGCTGATGGAAATATTTTCGGGGTTGATGTAGCAAGCATACTAGAGGCTAATATGCTGTCACCAGAGAGTCCAATCTCTCCCTTCACGCCTATTCTGGTACCACTAAAAAGTGAAAGCTGTAAAGCGAATCCAGGAAATTTCTTTTGCCAGTGTCCTAATGGCTTTTCATTAGAAATGGAACCCACCTCAATGTAGATCTCAATCTAGTTTACCatttctattataattaatatgagtTTTTAGTGATGGATGCTCATTACTATATGAGCTTTGCACAATTTCATGGGAACGATATAGTTGAATCAATAAGATTGTGACCATTTTACGTGACGAACTTTTCCTCTATTTCTTCTCAATCTTACtgttaaatttcatttttttcatggttgaatatatgtattttataatactagcaataaaatatatatttttttcgatGACGGGATAACATGCTCAACAAGAGCTTCCGTGACAAAGCAAATGTAGTTGCCAGTGACGAGGCAAATGCAGTCACCAGAGTTTCGGCGacgaagaagaaaaaacatgTTCACTGTGACGAATGCCTGGGGAAAAACTTCAGTGAGGTAGAAAATGTTTAACCATTTCCCAGTGACGAAGACAAATAGTCGCTTAAAGCATTGGTTACAAAGGATTAAAGATCACTGAAATTTTCAGTCGCTAATATGTATCTTCAATGTTTCATGACGAAGTAAAGGAGAATTTGGTGACGATAAAAAAATGATCAATTAAACATTTGGACGACGAATAGAAGTGGTCCCCAAAGAATGATTAGCTCATTGCCGACACTATCTGGCGTATTTGGAAGACAAGATAACGGAAAGGCGGACGACAGATCACAGACAGAAACCACAAGCCCATGATCACATATCCAGTCCAAAGATCAAGCCCACGTTTATATCTCCCTTGCACTGCGCTTTGACTCTCTAGCCTACCTACTCTTAGATTGCCATGTTAGGTATTTAAGAAGTTTAAGTATGTCCTGTATACATCTCCATCGTCAATTTCAATTACTTGATAAGAGCAATTCAAAGCGTAGAAGAAGCATTTCAAAAGCAGTGACAATGAGAATGGTGGGATTAACAGGTGGAATAGCGTCGGGAAAGAGTACTGTTTCTAATCTTTTCAAATCCCATGGAATTCCCGTTGTTGACGCCGATCTTGTCGCTCGTGTATGCTCTGTTAAAAGCTTTTATCTTTCGCTTTTGATTTTGCCAATTGACCTTACTCAATTGAAATTCGAAACGAAGTTTGGGGTTTTTTGTGtgtttttcttgatttatAGTAGGTGGTAATCTGTTCAGGATGTTTTGAAGAAAGATACAGGTGGGTATAATAAAGTAGTTGCTGCATTTGGAGAGGATGTGTTACTAGCTAATGGGGAAGTGGATAGACCAAAACTTGGCCGCATTGTGTTCTCTGATCCTTCAAACCGGCAACTTCTTAATCGGTACTCGTTATTGCtgttcttgtagcttctttttcttataaatgtGGAATcagttttaaatattttttatgtcaCTTACTCATCAAATTGAGTTGCTAAGTACATTTGTGTAGTACATCATGCCAGTTCTTTCGTTTAATTATGCTGCATGAGGTATCTACCTTTGAATGCTGTGAGAAACGACATCTGCTTAGTGCTTGCTGCCTTTGGTCAATGATTACGTTCATCTTATACAGTAGTTCATCCTCAACTTTCCTTGTGATTTTATGTTGGTAATCATGTCATAGCATGACCATGATGGATCTTTTGTATAATCTTGAAGCAGTTTGTTCTGAATAGTGAATTCATTTGCTTGAAGtcttaaattaatatgtttgaTTTCAGAATTCTAGTGGTCAAGTTTTCGTGTATAATTTCAAGTCTTGGTGGCTATAAGAAACTTGAATTGACAGACAATTAGCATAGAATTGCATATTGCAGCAGTTGACTTTAGGTCCTGCTTTGGTGCAGGCTTCTGGCTCCTTATATCTCTTCTGGTATCCTTTATGAAATTCTGAAGCTATGGTTGAAGGGATGCAAGGTAATTGTCCTCGACATCCCACTGTTGTTTGAGACCAAGATGGACAAGTGGACAAAGCCGATTGTTGTTGTATGGGTTGATAATGAAACACAACTCCAGCGGCTTATGGCCAGAGATGGAACCAATGAGGAGGATGCCAGGAACAGGATAAATGCTCAGATGCCCCTAGATGTAAAAAGATCTAAAGCTGACATTGTCATTGATAACACTGGCTCATTGGATGACTTGGAAGAACAATTCCGGAAGGTACTATTCCAGGTTACTAGGCCCTTGACATGGTCTGAATTTTGGCTCACAAGACATGGTGCCCTTACAGCCCTTATTTCCATTGCAATTGCGGTTGTTGTTGGCAAAAATGTTATCAGAAAGTTATGATCGAAAATCTCCCAACTCGATATTCTCCTGTTCATTGATCATAGATTTTCGGTGTTTCTTTCTGTTTTGCATTTCTTATCTCAAGCAGTGAAGCTGTTTGTATCTGCCTGTAACTTCCATCCATTCATGAAACCTGGTGTTTGTACTGTGATCTAAATTAAATCCTAAGCTGGTTCGTTTGAAGTCATATGCTGGACACTGACTCAAGTTTTCAATTTCTAGATTACGAGATAAAGCATAATTCATATACATTCTTTTAAGATGATCTAAATCAGAGAGAGATGTTGCAAACTATGATAAAAGATGCATGAATCTGTGttagatttctttttatacaCTATTTATATCTgtgttatatttctttttatgcactatttatattttttagatttctttttgcGCGTCTCAAAACACAATTGTTTATGGGTACTCAATCTTTAGAACTGAAAAGATAAGTGagaaatctttttaatttgatggtcttaattttatctaaaaggATATTCGTATTTTGATAGATAATTTCTCATtgcctaaaaaaaaaaagtatgaaaaactcaaaacaaatgcttatttaataatatatatttataaaaagaattaaaataaatcttaaatttgAGTTCTCTATTCATCATCCATCAATCAGCATGAACCatctaaattcaaaaaaaaaaaaaaatcactttTCTAAGGgtgataatataaaatatgataagAAAGAACAGTGTATcaagtaaaaaaaaagaaaagggtcaCACACGCGCACACACACATTGAACGcgcaattcttttttatattacaaaGTCTCTTACACTCCGTCCTTTCCTAAGGGGATCTTCGTTCTTCGCAAgatctctttctctctcctctctctctctctctacactTTCTTTAGATCTCAATTAAGCTCACAACTGTACCTTACAATTCCAGTAAAGCTAAGATCTTTTTCTTCTAAGTCTTGAtccactttcccgaggaaatAAGAGTCTCACCTTTTaatctttcttcattttctgtCTCTCCAAACACAAGACTTCCACGCATCAGCTTTTCTTGCAAGTCGTTCTTTTCTTCATGGGGTTCGTGTCAAGCCCTAgacttcttattctttttgccTTTCTACTTCTGGGTCTGCCTTTAATCGCTGCTCAGGTACTgtttttgtgttttctttttgggtatattttttttttgtgtggAAGCAGcaccttattattatttgaatgtAATTGTTTCAATTTATAATCGAAGTCGTAATCTTTCtggtattttttattgtttggaAGCAGACCCTTGATGTTATTGGAATTAAATTGTTTCAATTTATATgcaaagttttaatttttgtggTTTTAGGATTCACTGGTGGAAAATGAGAAGGAAGAATCAACTGCATCGATTAAAGATCTTGGCCGACGTGGCATGGTTTGttcttttagatatttttttaaatttatatgtgaAGATATGGGTTTGAAATGTGATTTGggttttaattatattgttgAGGTTGTTTGACGTACTTAGATTTGAGGCAGTGTTAATAGTATGGGAGTTATAAATGCAGATTGTTACAAAAGATATTGATGGCAATTCTGTTAATCTGGGGCTTCATGTGGACTCTGGCCTTGGTGTTTTTGATGCATTTATTGCTAGCTTGTCCATGATTATTGTCAGCGAGGTTTGTGCATTCAGCTCTTTCTTGTTTATGCCTGGTTCTATACAAAAAATTTGTTGCTTTTATTTACAAGTGCTAATTCCTGCTTCTATACAAAAAATTTGCTCCTTTTTATTAACAAGTCCTCATTCCTCTTATTATGATGtgcttttaattaaaaagggAAACATCTCCATTGATTATATTGATTCATGTTTTGTTGAATGATGATGTTTAAGAGTTGAGTGGAGGTGACTTTTGCTGCTCACTGATCTAATTTTGTGGAAGGATTTTGTTGCCAGATTGGAGATGAAACTTTTATAATAGCAGCTCTTATGGCAATGCGCCACCCCAAGTCGATTGTTTTATCCGGTGCTCTCACTGCCTTGATTGTAATGACTGTAagttttctatttctttcatatttgTTCCAATGACTGGAACTTGAAATTCTCCTTTAGtgtatttgttttgtttttgttattggAATGCATTTTCATGGAACTCTAAGGGAATGGTGCCTCAACTAGAAATCAGATCACTTCTCTTGTGCTCAATTTTTGTGAAGCTTAAAGCTGTTGCATGTGTCCATTATTAGGTACTTTCTACTGGACTAGGTAGGATTGTGCCAAATTTGATATCAAGAAAGCATACAAATAGTGCTGCGACAGGTACCTAAACAtaaattgtatcttttaattGTTAGTCAGATACCAATTGCCATAATCTCTCCCTCCCCCTCTCCTTGTTTTGTTCCCTATGTAATGATTCAGTGTATGTATTGTAGATCATATGCAATTAACTCTAGTATCAGTTTGCATTTCTAGATTTTCTATTCCTTTGTGGTGAATTGTATTGTTTGTGGCTGTAGAGTTTGGTGTTTGGAAAAGTAGCATAATCCACTTATTTGATTCCCTATGAAATGTATCTAAATACAGGCTTTTGTAGTGTCTTTTGAGTTTCGAGTGCTAGGAAGTAAATAAAAGATGGTTGTGCTAGAATATTGCGTCATAGGAAGCCTGTAGTTGGCATGAAAATTGCAGATTTAAGTTGAAGATCTTGAACATTGTGTATATTGTTTTCAGCATGTCATTTTTCAGTTGGCTTTCTGATAAATGCCAAGTAGTTTACaacaattaaaagattttatcaaATGTATATGTCTCAGTTTGATTCCAAACCCAACtccttttaaaatcttaagatTTTTCCTGAAATAGAACTTTAAAAGTGAAACTGATTTTGGCAGGAGATTTGTCAAAAGTATTAATGCAGAAAAAATTTGCACAAAGGTGTCATACTTCGGACAATAGCTACACTGAAGCATATATAAGTGGTGGAATGATCAAATGTTAACCTTTGTATTTCCTTTTCATATGCAGTTCTTTATGCATTTTTCGGGCTGCGATTGCTTTATATTGCCTGGAGATCAGATTCAAAAGTATcccagaaaaaagaaatggaagaagTATGGTTTTCCCATCCTCATTTTGGCTTTTATTTGTTCTCATCTGGTTTACTGTAGCAAAGTTGATACATTTCCCTTTTCCATTATGTTGTGTATATCTTTACCGCAACTCTCTTTCAAACCAAAGCTTGCTCAACCTCTCTTTTTTGATTCTAAGTTGTATCATTACTTGGTATAGATGTTAGCTTTCATCTTCAGCTTTCAGTTTCTTCACAGATATATAACACACCAAAAAGGACAATTAGTAGTTTTGGCCTGTGGGGATTTTCGGTTTACTTCTCATTGTGTATTGGCTATATATCTATTCCCTTTGCATAATTGGTGTAGGTTGTAGGTTGCCAGTGTTCCTCTTTTAGATTGATATAATTTGTTGGATAGTCATGAATGAGCAATTTACCAGTCAATTGGGCATCCTAAATAACCCAGTTTGTATTCAGTGGGTTGAGGTTCCCAGTACTTGCTTGGATATTGTTTTGAAAGCGGTTCCTACCCCTTCCTCCTCCTCTCATTCTATTTAATGCATTCTCCAGAATGGGACTTGtatctatattttaaaattgcaCATTATGTTCTTAGGTAGAGGAAAAGCTTGAATCAGGGCAAGGGAAAACAACCTTCCGACGTTTCTTTTCAAGATTTTGTACTCCTATATTTTTGGAGGTGTGTCATCTGAACCTCTCTGTTTTATGAAAGTTTGATATAATTCTATGTTATTGTCGTTTGGTAACCATTGCTCtgaattagttttattttgctATGTAGTCATTTATTTTGACCTTTCTAGCGGAGTGGGGAGATCGGAGCCAGATTGCAACAATTGCTGTAAGTCAACTGCATTATGTTATTGTTCTCCTTATAGCTTTTAAGAGAATAGCTGAATGGCTCTGCCGTGTTTCTCTTTTTGTCCTTCATGTGATTAAATTCTCATTTTTGATTCTTTAATGGAAATTACATTTTATAGTAGTTGAACTAAAATTCTGTTCGTGCAGCTGGCAACCCACAAAAATGCCATTGGTGTAGCAGTAGGAGCTACAATAGGACACACAATCTGTACTTCCTTGGCAGTGGTGGGAGGAAGCATGCTAGCATCTAAGATCTCACAGGGGACAGTTGCTACAATCGGAGGCTTGCTTTTCCTTGGgttttctttatcttcttaTTTCTATCCTCCTCTGTAAGAACTACATTGTAGGCTAACCTGATTCTTTATATAGTAGTTTGAGATGCAGTTTCTACTTTTCCTTGTAATTTTTTGTTGAAAAGGGTTTTATACTAACTGGTTTATACCAGACAGTTCTGCTTATTCTTTTGTACAATTAGCTTATTATATCAATGGCGTAATGGTTTTCAGTCAATCTTTATATCTTTTGCGGGCACTGAACATTTATGAATGCTAACTTAAATAGCTCAAGATATATCGCTGATTTGGAAATGCCTGTGATTTCACTAATTCCCCATCCTCCACTGGTTCCTAAAGGAGCAGGATGACGTCTTTTCAACCCAAGATTTTATATTGTGATATGAGATGAGACAAGAGATGAGGCTATCCACCAGGAATCAAAGATGGAACTGATATTTTGTGAACTAAGAACTTGAGCATTGAACTGCTCTGTTAGAAGGGCAGACATTTTCCCCATCTAAACTAGAAATATACTCATTTCTTCGCCTTTAAATTTACTGAATACGGCAGTGAGAGGAAAAAATGGCGTTACTAATTCTCATTTTCTTCCCGGAAGATCCTTCCACCTCTTTTCCCTTCTTTTCCATATGAATTTCAAATGAAAGTCgttcattaataaataattgaaaaagaaacattCTTGAgacatttatgttttttttttgagataaattaaaataaaagaattaagttattataaagtgaaatatcaaggattttTGATCGCTGCTGGTTATCTGGTGGTCAAGGACTGTACTTAATTAAGTCTCGGGAAGTCCCGGGTGGATCTTGTTTCGGTTTATTATTGCCCGCAGCATTACcagaaaatatacaaaaatatataggGAGTGTTCCTGGCCCCTGTTTGTGCAGCTATTTAAATCTTAACTGTCATACTTACTCTGTCAGCAGCTAAACCGAAACAGAAAATTGAAAACTGAAAACTATCACCAGTTTAATGCCATACCTGTAAAATGAGATGGACTTGCCTAAGCACCAAATGCTTTTACACAAAACCAACCCACTTGCCCTCTTCAGTTCCCATAATCACAACAGATATCATAAACACTACTAGCTTTGAGCATCTCTATTATCAACAATTTTACAGGTTTCTTCAATCATTATCTTCTAGTTACTCTAATAACCACAAATATGCAGAGTTACTACACTCTAATGTCATCAAGATTGGATCTTTTCACAATCTGGGTATCACTAACCATCTTTTGGACCTCTATGCGAAGAACTCTCAGAATTTGTCTCATGCCCACAAGCTGTTCGATGAGATTCTTTGCAGAGACGTTCGCACTTGGACTATTCTGATATCGGGTTTTGCTCAAACTAGGAACTTTAAAATGGTGTCGGGTTTGTTTAGAAGGATGCAAAAGGAGGGTGTTTGTCCTAATCAGTTCACTTTATCTAGTGTtttgaaatgttgctctagTATATGTGAGATTAGAAATGGGAAAGGAATTCATGGGTGGATTTTGACAAGTGGAATTGGGTTTGATATTGTGTTagagaattcaattcttgatCTTTATGTGAAATGCGGTGCTTTCGATTATGCTAAAAGCTTGTTTGATTCGATGGCAGAGAAAGGTACCGTGTCTTGGAATATAATGATAGGTGGATATTTGCGTATGGGAGATGTCGAAAGTTCCCTTGAGCtgtttcaaagtttgtattttaaaaatattgctAGTTGGAACACAATTATAGATGGTTTAATGAAAAATGGGTTTGAAACTATTGCATTGGAGTTACTTTATAAGATGGTGGAAAGTGGACTTGGCTTCAATTCGGTTACTTTTTCTGTAGCTTTAAATTTGGTTTCGTGTTTAGTGAATTTGGAATTAGGAAAACAGATTCATGGCCGGATACTAAGACTTATAATTCATGATAATGGGTTTATAAGGAATTCACTTTTAGATATGTATTGCAAATGTGGAAAAATGGAAGAGGCATCCAGAATGTTTAGAAATGTGCCTGTGGAGATTTCTTGTGATGATCCATTGGGAGAAATTGTCTCATGGAGCTCAATGATTTCTGGATATGTTAGGAATGGAGAGTATGAATATGCTTTACGAACATTTATCTCCATGGTTCATGAACAGGTTCTGGTTGACAAATTTACACTCACAAGTGTTGTTTCTGCTTGTGCAAATACTGGGTGTTTAGAACTAGGAAGACAGATCCATGCCCACATCCTAAAAATTGGGCACAAAGTAGATGCTCATTTGGGTTCCTCACTAATTGATATGTACGCTAAGTGTGGAAGCCTGAATGATGCTCAGATGATATTTAAGGAAAATGATGATCCAAATGTTGTTCTGTGGACGTCGATGATATTCGGGTGCGCTTTGCACGGACAAGGGAGGGAGGCTGTTAGAGTCTTCAAATGCATGATGAATGAAGGAATTACACCAAATGAGATTACATTTATCAGTGTTTTAACTGCCTGTAATCATGCAGGGTTGCTTGAAGAAGGCTGTAAATATTTTGAGTTGATGCCAAAACTTTATGGCATCAAGCCTGGTATTGAACACTATGCTTGCATGGTAGATCTTTTTGGTCGAGCTGGTCGCTTGAATGAGGCAAAGGGTTTTATCGAAAAAAATGGTGTATCCCACCTGAGTGCAGTTTGGAAGTCATTTCTATCTTCTTGCAGACTTCACAAAAATGTTGAGATGGGAAAGTGGGCATCTATAAGACTGCTTCAGCTTGAACAACGTGATGCAGGGTCCTATATTTTGCTATCAAACATGTATGCCACAGATCATAGGTGGGAAGAAGCAGCTAAGGTGAGGAGTCTAATGCAGCAGAAAGCAGTTAAGAAACTCCCAGGACAGTCTTGGGTCCAACTGAAGAATCAGGTCCATACTTTCATCATGGGGGATAGATCCCATCCACAAGATgctgatatatatttttacctGGAGAAGCTCCTCGGACGATTAAAGGAAATTGGTTACTCATCTGATGTGAAATCAGTGACACAAGATGTGGAAGAAGAGCAAAGCGAACTTCTTCTTGGTTTCCATAGCGAGAAACTAGCACTAACTTATGCCATTATGTGCACATCATCTGGAACACCAATTCGTATAATGAAGAACCTTCGGGTTTGCACTGACTGTCATAATTTTATGAAGTACACTTCTCAGCTGTTAGGTAGAGAAATCATTGTGAGAGATCTTCGACGATTTCATCATTTTAAGCAGGGACACTGCTCTTGTGGGGATTACTGGTGAAGAAAGTGAGGGACACTGTCATTTTAAGCAGGGACACTGTCATGCATAAACAAAATGCAGGTATTTCTTTCTAAGGCCAATATACGTCTATCCAATTACTATTTTCTGAATCAATGCTCTGGTGGCCtaagattttattgatttgttggTCAGGCATAAggttttattgatttgttggTCAGGCATAACATCTTTGGGTTATCCACCCCACCTAACAGAACATTTCAACAGGtctataattgaatttattgaaGTATTTGAATGAAATAATTAGTGGAAATTCTTTTGGTTCCCCTATTTATTTACTAAGAGgttttttaatgtaatataaCAGCTAGCTTGAGTTGAATTAGTGCTAGTGATGATATCAAAGaagcttctttttttcattcttcTGATGCATTTGAGAAGATTCATTGAACACTAAGAAGGAGGTTCATATAAATGATAAtgaactttcttttttaatgttGATGGTTTgtagtgaaaagaaaaaagctgtTTCCCAAGGGTACGCACCATCAGTATCACATCACTTGGTTTCTCTCTGTTATTTTGGGCTGAGCAACTCTTTTGAGAGTACGGTACGATAAAAATTGTAAACTTCTGAGGATGTATGAATTGGAATTGTCTATCATCGGCCTATTCCAGTCAGGGGCCTGTTGGGCACTTGTTTGCCCTCTTGCAGGTGTTGATTGCATAACTCCAACTCGTGAACTTTACCTACTTCAAAACTCTATGCTAGCAGCCATTTTGATTCGGTTGTTTGATCTAGGATTTTTTCATTCACGAACATTGaaagattctttttcttctaatatgagaagaaaGCTAAGCTAATACAATGTTAAAAACTATTGTTAGTTGTATGGAAGATACTGTATCTTAAATCTCATTTGTAATGCATATTGAAGGTATGACCTATGGAAATGTTTTCATCGAACAACAATTTTTCATATGCTTAAAAGTTTATTTCTGAAGTACTGCAGTTGAATGACGATAAGGAAGAAAATAATGTGGAGAAGGACACGGTTGATGATATTGTGTGAAATGTGGCCGTGGTTAGTGACTTAGCAATGATCGCGGATTAGCAACTTAGCATCAGATGCTGAGGTGAGTAGTTGAAAGCTTTACCACATATGCAAGAATTTTCCGAAACTGGACACAAGCAGATTTCATATActatcatttttcttcttaggtTAAATTCCTGTTACTTTAATATACATGAATCTTTCCTGAGTAGAAAAAGGAAGGGGTAGAagtaaagaaacaaaattacttttttaagaattcaagttttttctttttaaattagagaaaagaaaaaagggtaAGAAGTAGCTTCAGAGGTTTTATTTAGTCTTGCTCTGCCTTTCATGTTGACATAATTCTCTATTTCTGATCGCTGCAGGTTAATT
The sequence above is drawn from the Ricinus communis isolate WT05 ecotype wild-type chromosome 7, ASM1957865v1, whole genome shotgun sequence genome and encodes:
- the LOC107260920 gene encoding pentatricopeptide repeat-containing protein At4g21065-like; its protein translation is MRWTCLSTKCFYTKPTHLPSSVPIITTDIINTTSFEHLYYQQFYRFLQSLSSSYSNNHKYAELLHSNVIKIGSFHNLGITNHLLDLYAKNSQNLSHAHKLFDEILCRDVRTWTILISGFAQTRNFKMVSGLFRRMQKEGVCPNQFTLSSVLKCCSSICEIRNGKGIHGWILTSGIGFDIVLENSILDLYVKCGAFDYAKSLFDSMAEKGTVSWNIMIGGYLRMGDVESSLELFQSLYFKNIASWNTIIDGLMKNGFETIALELLYKMVESGLGFNSVTFSVALNLVSCLVNLELGKQIHGRILRLIIHDNGFIRNSLLDMYCKCGKMEEASRMFRNVPVEISCDDPLGEIVSWSSMISGYVRNGEYEYALRTFISMVHEQVLVDKFTLTSVVSACANTGCLELGRQIHAHILKIGHKVDAHLGSSLIDMYAKCGSLNDAQMIFKENDDPNVVLWTSMIFGCALHGQGREAVRVFKCMMNEGITPNEITFISVLTACNHAGLLEEGCKYFELMPKLYGIKPGIEHYACMVDLFGRAGRLNEAKGFIEKNGVSHLSAVWKSFLSSCRLHKNVEMGKWASIRLLQLEQRDAGSYILLSNMYATDHRWEEAAKVRSLMQQKAVKKLPGQSWVQLKNQVHTFIMGDRSHPQDADIYFYLEKLLGRLKEIGYSSDVKSVTQDVEEEQSELLLGFHSEKLALTYAIMCTSSGTPIRIMKNLRVCTDCHNFMKYTSQLLGREIIVRDLRRFHHFKQGHCSCGDYW
- the LOC8274300 gene encoding dephospho-CoA kinase is translated as MSCIHLHRQFQLLDKSNSKRRRSISKAVTMRMVGLTGGIASGKSTVSNLFKSHGIPVVDADLVARDVLKKDTGGYNKVVAAFGEDVLLANGEVDRPKLGRIVFSDPSNRQLLNRLLAPYISSGILYEILKLWLKGCKVIVLDIPLLFETKMDKWTKPIVVVWVDNETQLQRLMARDGTNEEDARNRINAQMPLDVKRSKADIVIDNTGSLDDLEEQFRKVLFQVTRPLTWSEFWLTRHGALTALISIAIAVVVGKNVIRKL
- the LOC8274299 gene encoding GDT1-like protein 3 — translated: MGFVSSPRLLILFAFLLLGLPLIAAQDSLVENEKEESTASIKDLGRRGMIVTKDIDGNSVNLGLHVDSGLGVFDAFIASLSMIIVSEIGDETFIIAALMAMRHPKSIVLSGALTALIVMTVLSTGLGRIVPNLISRKHTNSAATVLYAFFGLRLLYIAWRSDSKVSQKKEMEEVEEKLESGQGKTTFRRFFSRFCTPIFLESFILTFLAEWGDRSQIATIALATHKNAIGVAVGATIGHTICTSLAVVGGSMLASKISQGTVATIGGLLFLGFSLSSYFYPPL